The following are encoded in a window of Streptomyces sp. SAT1 genomic DNA:
- a CDS encoding PP2C family protein-serine/threonine phosphatase produces MVKPPALLSLSPRRDPYRRGWLRGAPPPRWVRVLPVALAAVVCVVTLLSPSPLDIGFLLGAIPPLAVLSYGPLTTALLGGVVVVLLSVPAFRLDHPGNTDLETVTFVAALSVLLSYVRSRRDAQLDLARTVAEAAQRAVVPPLPERVGPVRCAGLYRAAQRGTLVGGDFFDVRRGPGGVRAVIGDVQGHGLAAVSTVAALLGSFREAVLDRPGLPEMVAALDRRLVVDSAEVRHAELFATAVLLEFSGDARSVRIVTCGHPPPILLRAGAATEIAVVPWTPLGLGLSDALPPHDGHIERLLPGDVLFLASDGVTEARDTDGMFYPLLDRLPLLAAHDPAALADRVLADVLAHCGTIRDDVTMLVLTPGPPEPDR; encoded by the coding sequence GTGGTGAAGCCGCCTGCCCTGCTGTCTCTGTCGCCGCGCCGGGACCCCTACCGGCGGGGCTGGCTGCGGGGCGCCCCGCCGCCGCGCTGGGTGCGGGTGCTGCCGGTGGCGCTGGCCGCCGTGGTGTGCGTGGTGACGCTGCTGAGCCCGAGCCCGCTGGACATAGGGTTCCTGCTGGGCGCCATCCCGCCGCTGGCCGTGCTGTCGTACGGGCCGCTGACCACCGCGCTGCTCGGCGGCGTGGTGGTGGTCCTGCTGAGCGTGCCGGCCTTCCGGCTGGACCATCCCGGCAACACCGACCTGGAGACGGTCACCTTCGTGGCCGCCCTCAGCGTGCTGCTGTCGTACGTGCGCAGCCGCCGCGACGCCCAGCTGGACCTGGCCCGTACGGTCGCCGAGGCCGCGCAGCGGGCCGTCGTGCCGCCGCTGCCCGAGCGGGTGGGTCCGGTGCGCTGCGCCGGTCTGTACCGGGCCGCGCAGCGCGGCACGCTGGTCGGCGGGGACTTCTTCGACGTGCGGCGCGGGCCCGGGGGCGTACGGGCGGTCATCGGCGATGTGCAGGGGCACGGGCTCGCGGCGGTCTCCACGGTCGCCGCGCTGCTGGGCAGTTTCCGGGAGGCGGTGCTCGACCGGCCGGGCCTGCCGGAGATGGTGGCGGCGCTGGACCGCCGTCTCGTGGTGGACTCGGCCGAGGTGCGGCACGCGGAGCTGTTCGCCACGGCGGTGCTGCTGGAGTTCTCCGGGGACGCGCGCTCGGTGCGGATCGTGACGTGCGGCCATCCGCCGCCGATCCTGCTGCGGGCAGGCGCGGCGACGGAGATCGCCGTCGTCCCCTGGACGCCGCTCGGCCTCGGCCTGTCCGACGCGCTCCCGCCGCACGACGGGCACATCGAGCGGCTGCTCCCCGGCGATGTGCTGTTCCTCGCCTCGGACGGGGTCACCGAGGCGCGCGACACGGACGGCATGTTCTATCCGCTGCTGGACCGGCTGCCCCTGCTGGCCGCCCACGATCCGGCGGCCCTGGCCGACCGCGTGCTGGCCGACGTCCTCGCACACTGCGGGACGATCCGCGACGACGTGACGATGCTCGTCCTGACACCGGGCCCGCCGGAACCCGACCGCTGA